In Zobellia roscoffensis, the following are encoded in one genomic region:
- a CDS encoding GTP-binding protein, with the protein MKKLPVTVLSGFLGAGKTTLLNHILHNKEGLKVAVIVNDMSEVNIDAQFIENENTLSRTEEKLVEMSNGCICCTLREDLMVEVEKLAAQNKFDYLLIESTGISEPIPVAQTFTFESEDGTIDLSRFSYVDTMVTVVDGFNFLKDFSSPDYLTTRSLTDIEGDHRTIVNLLTDQIEFANVIIINKIDLITSDQLEELRAIIHKLNPEARIITATESKVELVDVINTGLFDYEKAEASAGWIQELENEHVPETEEYGIGSFVFRSKKPFHPERFLTYLNQSFPQNIIRSKGLFWLASRSDQALLWSSAGGSCKADSAGVWWTSMPFSERINYAAFSENQDQIESDWDVLFGDRKIELVFIGQHINKEKMILELKNCLLTEPEIDLWENQLFPQQDQWPIA; encoded by the coding sequence ATGAAAAAACTACCTGTAACCGTATTAAGTGGCTTTCTAGGTGCTGGAAAAACCACCTTACTCAATCATATTTTACATAACAAAGAAGGGTTAAAAGTAGCTGTTATCGTAAATGATATGAGCGAAGTAAATATAGATGCCCAATTCATTGAAAATGAAAATACACTTTCTAGAACCGAGGAAAAACTGGTAGAAATGTCCAATGGATGTATTTGCTGTACCCTTCGTGAGGATCTTATGGTAGAAGTAGAAAAACTTGCCGCCCAGAATAAATTCGATTACCTATTGATAGAAAGTACGGGCATAAGCGAACCTATTCCCGTGGCACAGACCTTTACCTTTGAAAGCGAAGATGGCACTATTGACCTTAGCCGTTTCAGTTATGTTGACACCATGGTTACCGTAGTGGACGGATTTAACTTCTTAAAAGACTTTTCCAGTCCGGACTATCTTACTACCAGGTCTTTAACGGATATTGAAGGAGACCATAGAACCATTGTTAATTTGCTTACCGATCAAATTGAATTTGCCAACGTAATCATCATCAATAAAATTGATTTAATTACGTCCGATCAATTAGAAGAACTTAGGGCTATTATTCATAAATTGAACCCCGAAGCGCGTATTATTACAGCTACTGAATCTAAAGTAGAACTAGTGGACGTTATCAACACAGGGTTGTTCGATTATGAGAAAGCAGAGGCCTCGGCAGGGTGGATTCAAGAATTGGAAAATGAACATGTACCCGAAACCGAAGAATACGGAATAGGTTCCTTTGTCTTCAGAAGTAAAAAGCCATTTCACCCAGAACGTTTTTTAACCTACCTGAACCAAAGTTTCCCTCAAAACATCATCAGAAGCAAAGGTTTGTTTTGGTTGGCCTCAAGATCTGACCAAGCATTATTATGGAGCTCTGCAGGTGGTTCTTGCAAAGCTGATTCTGCTGGTGTTTGGTGGACATCAATGCCCTTTTCAGAACGGATAAACTATGCTGCATTCTCTGAAAATCAAGATCAAATTGAATCAGACTGGGATGTTCTTTTTGGCGATAGAAAAATAGAACTGGTTTTTATTGGGCAGCATATAAATAAAGAAAAAATGATTTTAGAATTGAAAAATTGCCTGCTCACGGAGCCGGAAATAGACCTTTGGGAAAATCAATTATTCCCGCAACAAGACCAATGGCCCATAGCGTAG
- a CDS encoding ATP-binding cassette domain-containing protein, with product MVQTDNLTFHYKKAEHRFRFPNIDLKEQESLLILGKSGIGKTTLLHLLAGLLKPASGTLIIDSVEINKLSHSQLDKFRGQNIGLVFQKNHAVRSLNVLDNLKARLFFSGKSINHTVIDSLFEQLDLTEIKKKQINELSEGQLQRLGIAMAVVHNPQVILADEPTSSLDDENCMAVLRLLQQQAEKNQANLIVITHDNRIKSAFKNVITL from the coding sequence ATGGTTCAAACAGACAATCTCACATTTCATTATAAAAAAGCGGAACATAGGTTTCGCTTTCCCAATATAGATTTAAAAGAGCAGGAAAGTTTACTCATTTTAGGAAAATCCGGAATAGGAAAAACAACCCTACTACATCTTTTGGCCGGTTTACTTAAGCCTGCAAGCGGAACGCTAATAATAGATAGCGTAGAGATCAACAAGCTGTCTCACTCACAATTAGATAAATTTCGGGGACAAAACATTGGGCTTGTATTTCAAAAAAATCATGCCGTCAGGTCGTTAAACGTTCTGGACAACTTAAAGGCCCGCCTTTTTTTTAGCGGAAAGTCCATCAACCATACTGTAATCGATTCGTTATTTGAGCAATTGGATCTAACCGAAATTAAAAAGAAACAAATCAATGAACTCAGCGAAGGACAACTACAGCGCTTAGGAATCGCTATGGCCGTAGTACATAACCCTCAAGTTATTCTAGCTGATGAACCTACCTCCAGTCTGGATGATGAAAATTGTATGGCCGTATTACGATTGTTACAACAACAGGCCGAGAAAAACCAAGCGAATCTAATAGTTATTACCCATGATAACCGCATCAAGTCTGCGTTTAAAAATGTAATTACACTATGA
- a CDS encoding ABC transporter permease — MNNWKISLKNLIHKPLYAFLSIFSLSISIGLLLGIQQLDTSIQNQFENGLGAVEMVVGAKGSPLQLVLSSVLHIDNPTGNIAYSEVVKMKKNPLVKEAVPISYGDSYKGHRIVGATLGFAKMYSAELLEGREVETAMEAVLGNDVAQRSGLKLGDTFVSSHGLTENSIEQHEEYFTVVGIYKPTYKVIDRLIVTNLESIWDVHDHDGHEEGHDEAHLEPEHDDHSEHENHEDHENHENHHAHDLHEEDDDREITSILVSFRNPIGLMTMPRNINSNTDMQAALPKYELERLFRFTGVGVKAISWIAYIILLISCVSIFIGLYKMVRERAFDLALMRTYGASNFQLFRIVGFEGVLMVLASLIFGFLFSLIGLYFMVNLFKSQFQQDIILTFSTDQMLWTVLIVVVISVVSIVLAILPLLKMNISKILSDEK; from the coding sequence ATGAATAATTGGAAAATAAGCCTTAAGAACCTTATCCATAAACCGCTCTATGCGTTTTTAAGTATATTTTCCCTATCTATCAGTATTGGTTTACTTCTGGGTATTCAACAATTGGACACTTCCATACAAAACCAATTTGAAAATGGTTTGGGTGCTGTAGAAATGGTAGTTGGTGCCAAGGGAAGTCCGTTACAATTAGTGCTTTCCTCTGTTCTACACATAGATAACCCAACGGGGAATATCGCGTACAGCGAAGTGGTAAAAATGAAAAAAAATCCTTTGGTAAAAGAAGCCGTACCCATCTCCTATGGCGATAGCTACAAAGGCCACCGTATCGTAGGTGCTACGCTGGGTTTCGCTAAAATGTATAGTGCGGAACTACTGGAAGGAAGAGAAGTAGAAACTGCTATGGAAGCCGTTTTGGGCAATGATGTAGCCCAACGGTCAGGCTTAAAACTGGGTGATACATTTGTGAGTTCGCACGGACTAACGGAAAATTCAATCGAACAACATGAAGAATACTTTACGGTGGTCGGTATCTACAAGCCAACATATAAAGTTATAGATAGATTGATCGTAACCAACCTAGAAAGTATCTGGGATGTTCACGACCATGACGGGCATGAAGAAGGCCATGATGAAGCGCATTTAGAACCAGAACATGATGACCATAGTGAACATGAGAATCATGAAGACCATGAAAACCATGAAAACCACCATGCGCACGATTTGCATGAAGAAGACGATGATAGAGAAATAACCTCTATTCTGGTTTCTTTTAGAAACCCAATTGGGCTCATGACCATGCCAAGAAACATTAATTCCAACACGGACATGCAAGCCGCCTTGCCCAAGTATGAGCTAGAGCGACTGTTTCGCTTTACGGGCGTTGGGGTCAAAGCAATCTCCTGGATTGCCTATATTATTCTACTCATATCCTGTGTTTCTATTTTTATCGGTCTATACAAAATGGTGCGTGAACGTGCTTTTGACCTTGCCTTGATGCGTACCTATGGTGCCAGTAATTTTCAGTTGTTTCGCATTGTGGGTTTTGAAGGTGTTCTAATGGTATTGGCATCCTTGATATTTGGTTTTTTGTTTTCCCTTATCGGATTATACTTTATGGTCAACCTATTTAAATCCCAATTTCAACAAGATATCATTCTCACATTTTCTACAGACCAAATGCTATGGACGGTCCTCATTGTAGTAGTCATTTCCGTAGTTTCAATTGTGTTGGCTATTCTTCCTTTGTTGAAAATGAATATCTCAAAAATTTTAAGTGATGAAAAATAA
- a CDS encoding alkaline phosphatase has protein sequence MNRRKFFRNGSLATLGTTLLQPFSGVANTLPYNSKNKKAKNIIVIISDGMSTGTLNMTDLYLSRKTGTGTNWLQLYKDNKVTRSLMDMASASSIVTDSAAASSSWGGGVRIANGSLNVSKNGEEHLPIWQKIKQAGKKAGCVTTVPITHATPAGFCINSKSRNAQEQIAEKYLEHKFDVMMGGGNNYFTPEKRKDKKDMYEAFASNGYEVVNTRNDMFSASIDKPILGVFHDNGLPYTIDRQNSKELLQKVPTLGEMTQKAIEAMKDHPKGFVLQVEAGKVDWAAHGNDIAGLIYDQTAHDEAIQIAMDFAEQDGETLVIITTDHGNANPGVIYGNDANDNFDTIQEYKHTNEWILNGIGKETSISQVKERVNYANNFSITNEECEQLLSYYTNLQTEDGLYNPKHLPFKILAKIQEQHNSVGWISMQHSADYVELAMYGPGNHLLKPFIKNIDLHYLMLEAAEIENKF, from the coding sequence ATGAACAGAAGAAAATTTTTCAGAAACGGATCACTGGCCACTTTAGGAACAACTTTACTACAACCGTTCAGTGGTGTGGCCAATACTCTTCCATATAATAGTAAAAATAAAAAAGCCAAGAATATTATTGTAATCATAAGTGATGGCATGAGCACTGGTACCTTAAATATGACAGACCTGTATCTATCCAGAAAAACAGGTACAGGTACCAATTGGCTGCAACTGTACAAAGACAATAAGGTAACTAGATCCTTAATGGACATGGCTTCGGCCAGTTCAATTGTTACCGACTCCGCAGCTGCTAGCTCCTCGTGGGGCGGTGGTGTTCGTATTGCAAATGGCTCATTAAATGTGAGCAAAAACGGAGAAGAACATCTTCCCATTTGGCAAAAAATTAAACAGGCAGGCAAAAAAGCAGGTTGCGTTACTACGGTACCTATAACCCATGCTACGCCTGCCGGATTTTGTATAAATTCTAAATCTAGAAATGCCCAGGAACAGATAGCGGAAAAGTATTTAGAGCATAAGTTTGATGTGATGATGGGTGGCGGAAACAATTATTTTACTCCCGAGAAGAGAAAAGATAAAAAAGACATGTATGAAGCTTTTGCATCAAACGGATATGAAGTAGTTAACACAAGAAACGACATGTTTTCCGCTTCAATTGACAAGCCTATATTAGGAGTTTTTCATGATAACGGACTTCCATATACTATAGACAGACAAAATAGTAAAGAGCTACTTCAAAAAGTGCCTACGCTTGGCGAAATGACCCAAAAAGCTATTGAGGCAATGAAAGACCACCCTAAAGGCTTTGTGTTGCAGGTAGAAGCAGGAAAAGTGGACTGGGCTGCTCATGGTAATGATATTGCCGGACTTATTTATGACCAGACCGCTCATGACGAGGCCATTCAAATAGCAATGGATTTTGCGGAACAAGATGGAGAAACATTAGTTATTATCACCACCGACCACGGTAATGCTAACCCTGGTGTTATCTATGGAAATGATGCGAATGATAATTTTGATACCATTCAAGAATACAAACACACCAATGAATGGATATTAAACGGAATTGGTAAAGAAACGTCTATTTCTCAAGTAAAAGAAAGGGTAAACTATGCCAATAATTTTTCAATAACCAATGAAGAATGTGAGCAGCTATTAAGCTATTATACCAACCTACAAACAGAAGATGGACTTTACAACCCCAAACACCTTCCTTTTAAGATTTTGGCTAAAATTCAGGAACAGCATAATTCCGTGGGTTGGATAAGTATGCAACATTCCGCTGATTATGTAGAACTGGCCATGTACGGGCCCGGCAACCATCTATTAAAACCGTTTATTAAGAACATAGACCTTCATTATTTAATGCTGGAAGCTGCAGAAATTGAAAATAAATTCTAA
- a CDS encoding DUF5995 family protein, translating into MILGLAVSAEMHGKEIAEIENDFNKVNSILASIVNEMQDRLSRVSRLLFLLDLAGLNTDEQIINFSLGKARELSWHNANLL; encoded by the coding sequence TTGATTTTGGGGTTAGCTGTTAGTGCAGAAATGCATGGAAAGGAGATAGCGGAAATTGAAAATGATTTTAATAAAGTCAACAGTATTCTCGCCAGCATTGTTAATGAAATGCAAGACCGACTTAGTAGAGTGTCTAGATTGTTGTTTTTACTTGATTTAGCCGGTCTAAATACAGATGAACAAATCATAAACTTTAGTTTAGGTAAAGCACGAGAACTATCATGGCATAACGCAAATTTACTTTGA
- a CDS encoding DUF5995 family protein, whose product MAVNFDVAKNCGDQHTRSPTISKSWAFAFKNKNEPLTILQDILMGINTPINLDFGVSC is encoded by the coding sequence GTGGCTGTAAATTTTGATGTTGCGAAAAACTGTGGCGACCAGCATACAAGAAGTCCTACAATAAGTAAATCTTGGGCATTTGCTTTTAAAAATAAAAACGAGCCATTAACCATTCTGCAAGATATATTGATGGGAATCAATACACCTATTAATCTTGATTTTGGGGTTAGCTGTTAG